In Mustela lutreola isolate mMusLut2 chromosome 1, mMusLut2.pri, whole genome shotgun sequence, one genomic interval encodes:
- the LOC131822558 gene encoding olfactory receptor 4C11-like, whose translation MALNSSVTEFILFGLTQDAGKQKAIFGVFLMFYLATLLGNFLIIVTIKTSRTLGSPMYFFLFYLSFADACFSTTTAPRLIVDALSQKKTISYSECMTQVFASHFFGCMGVFVLILMAFDRYVAICKPLRYTTIMSHHVCRVLVILSWVASCIHASAQLLLALRLPFCGPNVIDHYFCDLQPLLKLACMDTYVINLLVVSNSGAVCMVGFIILLISYVVILYSLRNHSAEGRRKALSTCTTHFIVVVLFFGPCIFMYTRPATTFTIDKMVAVFYTIGTPLLNPLIYTLRNAGVKNAMKKLWCSQV comes from the coding sequence ATGGCATTGAATAGCAGTGTGACTGAATTCATTCTGTTTGGGTTGACACAGGATGCAGGAAAGCAGAAAGCAATATTTGGGGTCTTCTTGATGTTTTACCTTGCCACACTGTTGGGGAACTTTCTTATTATAGTGACCATCAAAACAAGCAGAACCCTTGGTAGTCCTATGTACTTCTTCCTATTCTATCTGTCCTTTGCTGATGCCTGCTTCTCTACAACCACAGCCCCCAGATTGATTGTGGATGCCCTTTCTCAGAAGAAGACCATTTCCTACAGTGAATGCATGACTCAGGTCTTTGCATCCCACTTCTTTGGGTGCATGGGAGTCTTTGTGCTCATCCTCATGGCTTTTGATCGCTATGTAGCCATTTGTAAGCCCTTGCGATACACAACCATCATGAGCCACCATGTCTGCCGTGTGCTGGTGATTCTAAGCTGGGTGGCATCCTGTATCCACGCCTCAGCACAACTTCTCCTGGCTTTGAGATTGCCTTTCTGTGGCCCAAATGTGATTGACCACTATTTCTGTGATTTGCAGCCCTTATTGAAACTAGCTTGCATGGACACTTATGTGATAAACTTGCTAGTTGTTTCCAACAGTGGAGCCGTATGCATGGTAGGTTTCATAATTCTACTTATCTCCTATGTTGTCATCTTGTACTCTCTGAGAAACCACAGTGCAGAAGGAAGGCGAAAAGCTCTTTCCACCTGCACCACCCATTTTATTGTGGTTGTCCTATTTTTTGGTCCATGTATATTCATGTACACACGCCCAGCAACCACATTTACAATAGATAAAATGGTGGCTGTGTTTTACACAATTGGGACACCTTTGCTCAACCCTCTGATCTATACACTGAGGAATGCAGGAGTGAAAAATGCCATGAAAAAGTTATGGTGTAGCCAAGTGTGA